The segment AGCGCGACTGACGGATGAACCCAAGAAAACCTATTTAAGTATTCCCCAACGAGGACAAGCGTTTTCCTATCCTCTGAGCACCGTGACCACAGGAACCCACGGAACCAAACAGATTCAAAGTGCTCCGATGTTAGCACGGTATCCTGATACTGCCTATCGTGCTCATGGGAACTATGGGGTGCATTATAGTTTAACCATTCCGTTAACGAATAGGAGTTCTGAAAGACAAACCGTCGCGCTGACTTTACAAACTCCCTTCAAACAAAATCACTATGCCGATCGCCTCATTTTTGCCAACCGTCCCGAAGGTCAAGTGTTTTTCCGAGGAACGGTTAAAATATCCTATAAAGATCGAACAGGGAATCCCCAAGAACGGTATTTTCATCTGGTACAACGACGGGGACAGCAAGGAGAACCGTTAGTCAGAATTAATTTAGATCCCGGAGAACGTCGAGAAGTAGAAGTGGATTTTCTCTATCCTCCTGATGCGACCCCTCCCCAAGTTTTGACAGTACAAACCCTAGATTTATTCTACGGTCAAACCCTTCCAGCCGAATAAATGTTGAATCAAGGTTGGATCTATCGAGAACAGGTCAACCCTTCTGATGCCGGGTTAACCATTTTGGCTTACTATACTCAACGGTATCCTCACTCTAGTCAGGGTCAATGGCAAGAACGGATTATTTCTGGGCAAATTTTGCTCAATGGTCAACCAACTACCCCTGATACCCCGTTACAACCTGGACAATGCTTAAGCTATCACCGTCCTCCGTGGCAAGAACCCGATGTTCCCCTCGCTTTTGAGGTGTTATATGAAGATGTTGATGTATTAGTGGTGGCTAAACCATCGGGACTTCCTGTCCTACCCGGAGGAGGTTTTCTTGAACATACCTTATTAGGACAATTAAAGCGATTATATCCCCAAGAAACCCCTACGCCCATTCATCGTTTAGGTCGGGGAACCTCTGGACTGATGTTATTAGCGCGATCGCCTTTGGCCGCTTCCCATCTCAGTCACCAAATGCGCCAAGGTCAGATGACTAAAGTGTATCATGCTCTAGTGGGGGCGGGCGATTTACCTCATCAGTTTTCGATTCATCAACCCATTGGCAAAATTCCCCATCCCGTTTTAGGCTATGTTTACGGTGCGACTCCCGATGGATTATTTGCCCATAGTCATTGTAGGGTATTACAACGATCAACCCAAGGGACGTTAGTCGAAGTAAGGATTTTTACAGGACGACCCCATCAAATTCGCATCCATTTAGCGTCTGTTGGCTATCCCTTACTCGGAGATCCTTTATATGAGGTTGGGGGTATTCCCCGGACTGAACCCGAAATTGAGGTCAATAAACTGCCTGTCCCTGGAGATTGTGGTTATTTGCTTCATTCCCATCTACTGGGGTTTACCCACCCTCGAACCCATGAACCCTTACAATTCGTTAAAAATCGTCAATTCTTAGTCGATTGTTGCATTTAAAATAGTTCAATAGCTCTAGGTTCGTAGCCACGGCTTTAGCCCTATAATAAGCTCTAAAGAGCTTACTACAAACCTAAATTCTCAAGCAACATTTTAGCTGAAACAATCCACTAGAAGAATTTTGTTAACAAAGGTGCGATACACTTCAAGATTGCTTTTGATTGCCTATTGCTTGTTATTAAATGGCTGTAATCATCCCTTATTCATGACCCCCGAAATTCCCAGTGGGGGTCTTAATAGTCAATCTCCTGATGAATATCCGGCCTATAGTGGGAATGGTCGCTATTTAGCCTTTGCTTCAGACCGCAATGGCCATCGAGATATCTTTCTTTTTGATTTACAACAACGGAGTTTGGTTCCCCTTCCTAATCTTAATCGCAGGGATTCCAGTCAAGATCAACCGTCTTTAAGCGCAGATGGCCGTTATATTGCCTATGTCTCTACAGAACGGGGCAAAACGGATATTATGGTTTATGATCGCCAACGTCAACGCTCAGAACTGCTCACTGTTAATGTCAAAGGGACTGTTAAACAACCGACGATTAGTGGAGATGGGCGAAAAGTGGCTTTTCAAACCAGTCAACTCGGTCAATGGGATATTGCGATTATTAACCGTAACACTAACAGTCAAGAGTAATTCATATAAGATAGGTGATGGAATAGTAGAGGTGTGGCAAATGAGTGATTTAATTCGGGAATCAGTTGATTTAGAATCTTTAGAGCAGGTATTACAAAGTCATTTAGATGACTTGGGTTTATCTTCTGTTGTTTTGGGAATCCAATGTTCTGAAAGTCAGGATATCCTAAGGGTAACAGTTGAGGGTATTGATGCTGATTTATCCGATTTACAAAAGATTTTCGAGAGTTTAACTGAAATATTAGACAATCAAAATTTATCTGAGCAGTATGGGATTGTGATCTATTGGTCACTCGATAGCTATCCTCAGAAACTTGAGACAATGATTGCTCAAAAGAAAATTAAACAAACATTATTAAAGTTATTTCGTCAAGATTATTATGCCAAATTTAACTATGGTCAGTTAACCGAAAAATTTAGTTATCAAACGTTTTATAAAACTTGGCAAGAGTTACAAGAAAAAAAACTACAACGGTTTTTTCTTATAACAGGAGTTACTGGACTCACGGTATTAGGAGGAATTTATACCTTAACTCGTCCTTGTGTAGTAGGTTCGTGTCAAATGATTGAGGAAGTTAAACAACAAACGAGTGAGACAATTACGCTTCTTGAAAATTCCCCATCTGAGTTAACTATGTTAGAGACAAAACAACAATTAGAGAAGTCAATTAACGTATTAAAGTCTATTCCTTGGTGGTCAAATTATTATCATAATGCTCTTAATCTTGAGCAAACTTACCAACAAGAACTTGATTATTTGGCCAAATTAATATCAACCAATAATTTAGATAATCAGATTGCTTCAATTGCTCATTCTAACTCTATTTCTACTGGGCAATGGAAACAATTACAGCAACAATTAGAAGACGCTATTATATCGTTAAAAACGATTCCTCAAAGAAGTCATTTGCAGGATATAGCAACCGTAAAAATCGAAGATTATCAAACGATACTATCTCGTTTTTATGAAAAATTATCGAAGGAACAACAAGCAAACTTTAAGTTTAAACTGGCTAAAGAAGCTAGTGATCTTGCTCAAAAACGCCAGAATAATGCTAACAACCTATCGGATTTGCAATTAGTGGTTGCTACTTGGAAAACTGCTATTAAAAGACTGCAAGAAATTCCCCCTGGAACGTCAGTTTATCAACCCTCGAAAAGTTTACTTAAGACTTATGTAACCAAACTTTCCCAAGGAGAAAACCGAAAAAGTCAAGAAGTATTAGCTGTAAAATTGCATGAGCAAGGGATTGACTCAGCTAAATTAGCGCAAAAAGCAGAATCTGAGAAGCAATGGTCACAAGCAGTTAATCATTGGAAGACTGCCCTCAATTATCTTAATCAGATGCCTAAAAATACCTTTCAACGCACTAAATCTCAAGCTTTAATCCCTAACTATACTTTAGCTTTAAACCGCGCTCAAACCCAATTAACCCTAGCCATGGAAGTAGAAAAGCTTCGCAGTGATTTAGCCACAATTTGCACTAACCCTAGTCAAATTTGCAACTATATCATGGATGAGCGAGGCATTAAGATCAACTTAACATCTGATTATATCGCCCAAGTGTGGAATACCGCTCTACAAGCTAAAGTTCAAGGCAATTTACAAATCCAAAGCGAATTACTCAATCATTTGTCCAGTTTTGAGTACCGTTTACAGGGAATTAGCGATCGCACAGGAAAACCCATTGAAGTCTATAATGCCCAAGGAATTTTAATGGCAGTGTATCACAGACGACAGTAGACACATTCGTTAAGATTTAAACTAAGGGCATAGACAAAAGTCTTGGCTTGGGGTATAATGCCTCCAGTTATGTTAAGAAATAATAAGCTATTCTACTTACCCAACTATAAATGACTACTCAAACCCTAACTCGCTCGTCTTCCGAAACAGCCCAAAACTCTGCCTCTAAATCCGATTTAAACACTTTAACTGCTCAGGGGAGTGCATCCTATCAAGCGATACAGCAACTCAAATACTTACACCTACAACTAGAAATTGATGTTCTGCTACAGGAGTTACAAACGATTAAACAAAACAAGCAAGCGAGTATCACCCATTCCTAGAAATATTTCAGATGATATAGTGCTACGCACTAGGGAATAGGGAATAGGGAATAGGCAATAGTAAGTTATCGCAAGGTTTCAACCCTTACTAATGTCCTAATCTTTTTTTGTACTGTTATAATAACTTCAAAAATACAAGGCAGGAAAGTTCCTGCCTTAACTGTGAACCGCGCACTTAAGCTAGTGGGGTTTTCAGCCGTATTTCTTATAATTTTAGCTTACAGACCAAACGCCCTTAACGACCTCTTGTAGGATTTCTAAATGAGGGGTTTGACACAGGAGATAGGCGAAAAAGGCACCGCCACAGCCACCAATGAAGAAGCCGTTCGCAAATTCTCCCCAACCTTCAGAAGTACCGAGATCTTCAGGGACTTCGGGAGTGGTCAAAGTTTCCGTCGGTTTAGTAACTCCTACAGAAGCATACATGGATAAAGCAATGGTCAAAATTGAAACCAGACCCACAGTGGCTAACAGTCCGGCGGTAGCAGCATAGTCAGTGCTCCGTAACGGTCCTAAAATGGCAAGGGGTCCATAGAGGAAATAGCCATGGGCCATGCCTACTTCTAGACCGCGACGGTTCGCGGATAACCCTTTGCGGTAAGCAGGTAAGTTTCTGATAAAAGCGAGGGAGAACCCAGAAGAATTAAGAGGAGTGGCGAGGTTGCCAACTTGAGGATCTCCACCATGCTGAATTGCGTCTATGGTCATGTCAATCTCTGAATATAAGTTGTTAAACTTCCCTGAAGTATATTTCACTGTAGCCCCTTTATTAGCCCCTCTTGGCTCAGAATGTTAAGAATCTTTATAATTGAAGCATTAGGACGGGCTTGCCAGTAAGATTCATGGTGTTACACTCTAGATTAAAAAAACAGGACCATAACATGATTGGTAACTACGCAGCTTCCTATTTACCAGTGATTTTCGTTCCTTTAATGGCTGTCCTCGCTTTTACTGTGATGGGTCTTTTATTCATTTATGTTGAAAGCGAAGCCTAAAAGAGTCGGTTAGGGAACCTTAGTTTGAGCCCCTATAGCACACCCTCTCAAAGTTTAAGTAGGGGTCAACGGTGGTTGACCCCTACATGACAAGGTTCGGATCACGAATGTCCTAACCTTAATGGGTCATACTATAGCTGTGACCCTAAGAGGAGAACCGATAACTTCGTTAAACGTTGAAAAGTAGTTAGCGAATGCAACTCGCTAACTATTTTTTTTCTTGAGGCGATGGTTTACCAATGCCAAACTTGCTGGTACTGTTCAAATAAACTGGGTAATTCGTGACGAGACAATTTTTCAATCCCTCCGAGTAATTGAGCTTCTGGAATACCCCTGATGGTGATATCTTCTGCGATCGCGTAAACTTTGATCCCTGCGTCTAATGCCTGTTGTAAATCTTGGTCTACTTTCGCCGGACAAGTTTGTTGCCAAGACCCCAAGGTTAACCCGTCATTGCCTTGTCCACTCACGGCATAATTGACGGCATTTCCCTTTAATAAGATATCGACTTCACCCCCTGCGGTTTTCAACACTTGAACGATCCAAATAGCGGGATCATCTTGTTCTTCTACGATACAACGATAGGCTGATTCAATAATTTGTAGTGCTTTCATGGGTTGTTTTTTCTCCTATCTTGTCCCGATCACTAAGGTTGAGATTGACTGAGTTGTCCATTCCCAAAAGTCTTTTGGTCCACCACGATGACAGCCTTCTATGGCTTCTTGGACTCCTCTTTCATCGACACACAGACCACAATTGATCCAATCAAATTGACAGCCTTTTTCTTTGGCTTTTTCTTGTAAGGCTGAGATCCAATCTTTGGTTAAGGGATGATTTTCTTCTTCAAACGTTCGTCCATGAATGCTATTAGCATGGGGTTTTTGATGGGCAAAAGCTAAAGAAACTCCCCCTTCATAGGCAAAAACATTAACATTATATCCCTTCTCTAAAGCAGCATCCATCATCCTAAATGCTGTTGTTGTTCTCTGTTGTTCAAAGGGAGCATCCATTAATAAAAATGTCAAAGTTGTTGTACTCATTGTCGTTAATTATCCTCTTTTTTAAAGCCACAGGGTTTTTTGTCCTTCTCCCATTGCTTCAACAATGGAAGTTATGTTAGAAACTTGGATCGTTGAGCTCATTTGTGCGGGTTCAATTCCTCTTTCTTCGAGGGAAAAGTCATCGGCTAAAACTTTGACGGGACTAATATTGACTAACTCAGAGGGGATAATTGATGAACGGGTTGCTAATACGCCATTTTCTACTAAAAATAAGGTTACTTCATGGCCTGATTTCGCTAAATCAGACGCGAGTTGATAATTATATTTAACCTCTGTAGACTCAAAAGGACTTTTTGACTCAATTAAAAAGTATTGACTCATGGACTATTAAATTATAATGACACTACACATCTTTTACGATAGGTTTAAATTGAGGTTAATGACAAGAAATTAACCCTTTCTTTAGCTAAGCCACAAACATTAATTTTTCCTAAAGCTTTTCTCGTGTTTTTTTATCGAAATAATAGGGTCTAATACCTGGCTTTCTAAAGCGAAAAGTTGTTGAAGTGAGGTATAAATCCTGGTTACAAAAACAACTTGTGTACGGGCTTGATATTATTAAGCCCCTACTGACTTGGTGACTTCGTTAATTGGGGGGTTGTACAATTAACACTGAACACGGGGCATGATGTAAGACATAATTGCTAACACTTCCTAAGACGAGTTCTTTGAGTCCTGATAACCCTCGATGTCCGATAACAATCAAATCGGCTTTCCATTCACTGGCAACCTGACAAATCATTTTTCCAGGGGTTCCGGGAATTTGTTGATAGTCTGTTTGAACTCCTAATTTAGTTGCTTCTTCGCTGTGAGACCCTAACATATTGAGTCCAGTTTGTTTAAATTCTTCCCATTCTTCTCGCCAAGTTTCTAAAGTTAAATCATTTCCGGCAGCAGGATAGATTTGTTTTAAGTCAACAGGAATAGGTAAAGGGCTATTCTCTTCTTCTCCAGAGAGTACATGAAGTAACATTAATTTAACGTTATTATGCTTATTGGGTAAGGCTAGGGATAGGGCATTTTTAAAGACTTCTTGCCCCATTTCTGACATATCTATTGCAACGAGAATTTTATGATACATAAGATTAGTGAATAGTTTATAGTTATTAAAAAATTAGTAGGGTGATCAATGCCCACGAAAATCTAAAATATCTATATAGCATTATTTTAAGCTATCTTCCATAAATTTTAAGGCTATTTTAAGATTAGCTTGTGTCCAAAGTAAGGGAACAACATCATTGGGGACATATTGACCTTTTTGTAAATAATGTAGTTCAGGACATTTTAATTCTCCTGCGGGACAATCTTTTGCGGTTAATTGTCCTAGTGATCGATTTAAGTACCAAGTTTGTTTTTCTAGATATTCTTCTTGGTGGGTTGCTTGAAATTTTAGTCCAAAAATAATCGATAAAATAGGATCAAAAATACACCATTGTGCTTCCTGATTTTCTTCAACTAAGGAGTCTCGAAAAGACAGATCTTCGCTAAAATCTATGGTTCTGGCTTCGGGGTCCAACTTTTCTTTATAATCTGCTGCCCAAAAGGAGTCTCCTAAGTATCTTTTAATCCCATAATTGCCCTGTAAATGATTGATAACATTGTTGATGATTTGGTT is part of the Rippkaea orientalis PCC 8801 genome and harbors:
- a CDS encoding RluA family pseudouridine synthase — encoded protein: MLNQGWIYREQVNPSDAGLTILAYYTQRYPHSSQGQWQERIISGQILLNGQPTTPDTPLQPGQCLSYHRPPWQEPDVPLAFEVLYEDVDVLVVAKPSGLPVLPGGGFLEHTLLGQLKRLYPQETPTPIHRLGRGTSGLMLLARSPLAASHLSHQMRQGQMTKVYHALVGAGDLPHQFSIHQPIGKIPHPVLGYVYGATPDGLFAHSHCRVLQRSTQGTLVEVRIFTGRPHQIRIHLASVGYPLLGDPLYEVGGIPRTEPEIEVNKLPVPGDCGYLLHSHLLGFTHPRTHEPLQFVKNRQFLVDCCI
- a CDS encoding biopolymer transporter; translation: MTPEIPSGGLNSQSPDEYPAYSGNGRYLAFASDRNGHRDIFLFDLQQRSLVPLPNLNRRDSSQDQPSLSADGRYIAYVSTERGKTDIMVYDRQRQRSELLTVNVKGTVKQPTISGDGRKVAFQTSQLGQWDIAIINRNTNSQE
- a CDS encoding photosystem I reaction center subunit XI, with the translated sequence MTIDAIQHGGDPQVGNLATPLNSSGFSLAFIRNLPAYRKGLSANRRGLEVGMAHGYFLYGPLAILGPLRSTDYAATAGLLATVGLVSILTIALSMYASVGVTKPTETLTTPEVPEDLGTSEGWGEFANGFFIGGCGGAFFAYLLCQTPHLEILQEVVKGVWSVS
- a CDS encoding photosystem I reaction center subunit VIII encodes the protein MIGNYAASYLPVIFVPLMAVLAFTVMGLLFIYVESEA
- a CDS encoding DsrE/DsrF/TusD sulfur relay family protein, which produces MSTTTLTFLLMDAPFEQQRTTTAFRMMDAALEKGYNVNVFAYEGGVSLAFAHQKPHANSIHGRTFEEENHPLTKDWISALQEKAKEKGCQFDWINCGLCVDERGVQEAIEGCHRGGPKDFWEWTTQSISTLVIGTR
- a CDS encoding DsrE family protein, translated to MSQYFLIESKSPFESTEVKYNYQLASDLAKSGHEVTLFLVENGVLATRSSIIPSELVNISPVKVLADDFSLEERGIEPAQMSSTIQVSNITSIVEAMGEGQKTLWL
- a CDS encoding universal stress protein, with protein sequence MYHKILVAIDMSEMGQEVFKNALSLALPNKHNNVKLMLLHVLSGEEENSPLPIPVDLKQIYPAAGNDLTLETWREEWEEFKQTGLNMLGSHSEEATKLGVQTDYQQIPGTPGKMICQVASEWKADLIVIGHRGLSGLKELVLGSVSNYVLHHAPCSVLIVQPPN